In a single window of the Anguilla rostrata isolate EN2019 chromosome 6, ASM1855537v3, whole genome shotgun sequence genome:
- the LOC135256832 gene encoding prothymosin alpha-A-like: MADAKVDAGSEISAKDLKKKLAEETENGKDAPANGKAENEENGEPEIEDEDDDEVEEDDDDDDGEGDDDDDEDETEGGTKRAAEDDDDDEDEDDVETKKQKTNDDD, translated from the exons atggcAGACGCAAAAGTAGACGCCGGTTCTGAGATCTCGGCCAAG GACCTCAAAAAGAAGCTTGCAGAGGAGACGGAGAATGGAAAGGATGCCCCTGCTAATGGAAAAGCA GAGAATGAGGAGAACGGGGAGCCAGAAATagaagatgaagatgatgatgaagtggaagaggatgatgatgatgacgatggaGAAG GcgatgatgacgatgacgaaGACGAAACTGAGGGTGGCACAAAAAGGGCTGCTGAggatgatgacgacgacgaaGATGAG gATGACGTTGAAACGAAGAAACAGAAAACCAACGACGACGATTAA